A genomic segment from Microbulbifer elongatus encodes:
- a CDS encoding MBL fold metallo-hydrolase, producing the protein MAVSLFKGCSSAPQKFYSPGMDASAGASNLWEITKMYLRAERKAPTPTAPLPMRDISVAELAEPESEAKVYRLGHSSVLIRMDGETVLADPVFSERASPMQWAGPRRFHPLPFELSSLPQIAAVVISHDHYDHLDKASILALDEKVGQYLVPLKVGDHLRRWGIADGKIVELDWWQSHTVGTLRFTATPAQHFSGRSLGDRDETLWAGWAIAGRDTNIFFSGDSGYFDGFREIGERLGPFDLTLIETGAYNDLWSKIHMLPEQSVQAHQDLRGRAMIPIHNSTFDLALHDWFEPMERAAAAAWEKSVRMITPVIGAPVAIKNPQVMDYWWQEVMAPESSPMPPENGSEPGM; encoded by the coding sequence ATGGCTGTCAGTCTGTTCAAAGGCTGTTCCTCCGCACCGCAGAAGTTTTACAGCCCGGGCATGGATGCCAGTGCCGGGGCGAGCAACCTGTGGGAAATCACCAAGATGTATCTGCGCGCGGAACGCAAAGCGCCCACACCCACTGCGCCGCTCCCCATGCGAGACATTTCCGTGGCGGAACTGGCCGAGCCGGAATCGGAAGCGAAGGTTTATCGATTGGGGCATTCCAGTGTGTTGATCCGTATGGACGGTGAAACGGTGCTTGCCGATCCCGTATTCAGTGAGCGCGCATCGCCGATGCAGTGGGCGGGCCCCAGGCGTTTTCACCCGCTGCCGTTTGAACTGTCGTCGCTACCGCAGATCGCGGCGGTGGTGATCAGTCATGATCATTACGACCACCTGGACAAGGCCAGCATTCTGGCGTTGGATGAAAAAGTCGGTCAGTACCTGGTGCCGTTGAAAGTGGGCGATCACCTGCGCCGCTGGGGAATTGCTGATGGCAAAATTGTCGAGCTCGACTGGTGGCAATCACACACCGTCGGCACACTGAGATTTACCGCTACCCCGGCCCAGCATTTTTCCGGGCGCAGTCTGGGGGACCGGGATGAAACCCTCTGGGCCGGTTGGGCGATCGCCGGGCGGGATACCAATATTTTCTTCAGTGGCGACAGTGGTTACTTTGACGGGTTTCGAGAAATCGGCGAACGGCTGGGGCCATTTGATCTGACCCTGATCGAAACCGGCGCCTACAACGACTTGTGGAGCAAGATCCATATGCTGCCGGAGCAGAGTGTGCAGGCCCATCAGGACCTGCGTGGCCGGGCGATGATTCCCATCCACAACAGCACCTTCGACCTGGCCCTGCACGACTGGTTCGAGCCGATGGAGCGCGCCGCGGCCGCGGCCTGGGAGAAGAGCGTGCGGATGATTACTCCGGTAATTGGTGCGCCGGTTGCGATCAAGAATCCTCAGGTGATGGATTACTGGTGGCAGGAAGTTATGGCACCAGAGTCCTCCCCGATGCCACCTGAAAACGGATCAGAACCAGGCATGTAG
- a CDS encoding efflux RND transporter periplasmic adaptor subunit gives MFKTVHIAVFLLALSAAGWASDDHHHEEDHHEEGHHDESVVELSDTTLARAGVAVATAGARAIESTITLYGKLQPEPTAISHIRARYPGLVSRIAVSIGDPVKKGQLLASINSNESLQEYTLRAPFDGVVIEKHAGPGEFVSEQVLFTVADYSKLWADLQAFPERLGRVQRGQPVEIIAGEQSYRGAIGNLVPAANGAPFRRVRVPLDNHNGSWSSGIFVRGRVTVDEKPVAIAIDNRALQTLEGEPVIFVETRPNHFEARPVRLGLRGSEFSEVLGGIQAGERYVAENSYLIKAELKKSAAGHAH, from the coding sequence ATGTTCAAGACAGTACATATTGCCGTATTTTTACTCGCACTTTCGGCTGCGGGTTGGGCCAGCGATGACCATCATCATGAAGAAGATCATCACGAAGAAGGTCATCATGACGAAAGCGTGGTAGAGCTTTCCGATACCACACTTGCCCGCGCCGGTGTTGCCGTTGCTACGGCTGGAGCCAGAGCAATCGAGTCCACCATTACTCTCTACGGAAAACTACAACCGGAGCCCACCGCGATCAGCCATATTCGCGCGCGCTATCCCGGCCTGGTCTCCAGAATTGCCGTCAGTATTGGCGACCCGGTCAAGAAAGGCCAGTTACTCGCATCCATCAATTCCAATGAAAGTCTGCAGGAGTACACACTGCGCGCCCCCTTTGACGGAGTCGTGATTGAAAAGCACGCGGGTCCCGGGGAGTTTGTCAGTGAACAGGTGCTGTTTACGGTCGCGGATTACAGCAAACTGTGGGCCGACCTGCAGGCATTTCCCGAACGCCTTGGCCGTGTGCAACGTGGGCAACCGGTAGAAATCATTGCCGGTGAGCAGTCGTACCGGGGTGCGATTGGAAATTTGGTGCCCGCTGCAAACGGTGCGCCTTTTCGGCGTGTGCGGGTACCGCTGGATAACCATAATGGCAGTTGGTCGTCAGGGATTTTCGTCCGCGGCCGAGTAACCGTCGATGAAAAACCTGTAGCGATCGCTATCGACAATCGCGCATTGCAGACTCTGGAAGGTGAACCAGTAATTTTTGTCGAAACCAGACCTAACCACTTTGAAGCGCGCCCGGTGCGCCTTGGGTTGCGCGGAAGCGAATTCAGTGAAGTGCTGGGCGGCATCCAGGCGGGTGAGCGCTACGTGGCGGAAAATAGCTATCTGATCAAGGCCGAATTGAAAAAGTCGGCCGCCGGCCACGCGCATTGA
- a CDS encoding efflux RND transporter permease subunit — protein MIESILRFAIERRVLVLFSSLIIVALGLWSYQRLPIDAVPDITNVQVQILTEAPGYSPLESEQRVTYPVETALAGLPQLEYTRSLSRYGLSQVTAVFREGTDIYFARNLIANRLTSIRSQLPAGLEPTMGPIATGLGEIFLYTVSAAEDARQPDGASYDSTALREIQDWIIKPQLALVPGVTEVNAIGGFRKQFHVTPDPQKLLTFGVTMADVIAALQRSNQNRGAGFVEVGGNQLLVRSPGQLKSITDIESVVVKSAGGRERDEFLAPITVADIGSVAIGRELRTGAATENGRETVLGTVMMLLGENSRTVAADLGEALQKVQHSLPEGVKVEAVYDRTRLVDRAINTVQKNLLEGALLVIAVLFLMLGNLRAALITAAVIPLAMLATLTGMLGAGISANLMSLGALDFGLIVDGAVIIVENATRRLAQASHGRDSELPLRQRLDIVYTATNEVIRPSVLGVLIITLVYIPLFSLTGVEGKMFHPMAATVVMALLAAMVFCFTLVPAAVAVFLRGNIRERENVVVRSLTALYKPILTVALQLRWLVVSVALLLVVFCGWLATTLGSEFVPQLNEGDIATHALRIPGTGLEQAVKMQKELDVSLGNVPEVARVFSRIGTPEVATDPMPPNVADTFITLKPQSEWPDPKLRREELIERLKAAIEVVPGNNYEFTQPIEMRFNELISGVRADLAVKLYGDNLAQLRRSAGEILAQVQQVEGAADARLEQVEGLPVLSITPRRMSLAQYGMGVQTLQDYVATAIGGTSAGLMYSGDRRFELMVRLPEDIRQNIGELSSLPVPLAQGGFVPLEEVADLKWTESPAQVSRENGKRRLVVTANVRGRDLGSFVQAVQERVESEVEIPAGYWLDYGGTFEQLQSAADRLSIVVPVTLLMILLLLMVAFSSLRDALIIFTGVPLALTGGVLALWLRDMPLSISAGVGFIALSGVAVLNGLVMLSFIRERWRESGELYTSIVDGAMLRLRPVLMTALVASLGFVPMALNTGTGAEVQRPLATVVIGGIISSTLLTLLVLPVLYRWVHERSRKFSPAAVEG, from the coding sequence ATGATTGAATCCATATTGCGCTTTGCCATCGAGCGCCGCGTGCTGGTGCTTTTCAGCAGTCTGATTATCGTTGCCCTGGGATTGTGGAGTTATCAGCGACTGCCTATCGACGCGGTGCCGGACATTACCAATGTCCAGGTGCAGATCCTTACCGAAGCGCCGGGTTATTCACCTCTTGAATCGGAGCAACGGGTCACTTATCCGGTGGAAACCGCACTGGCGGGGCTGCCACAACTTGAATATACCCGCAGCCTATCACGCTACGGCCTGTCCCAGGTCACCGCGGTGTTTCGCGAAGGCACCGACATCTACTTTGCTCGCAACCTGATCGCCAACCGCCTCACCTCCATTCGCAGCCAGCTGCCCGCAGGGCTGGAACCCACCATGGGCCCTATCGCTACCGGCCTCGGGGAAATTTTTCTGTACACGGTCAGCGCGGCGGAGGATGCACGACAGCCGGATGGAGCGTCCTACGACAGTACCGCATTGCGGGAAATCCAGGACTGGATCATCAAACCGCAGCTGGCGCTGGTGCCAGGAGTGACCGAGGTAAATGCCATCGGCGGGTTCCGCAAACAATTTCATGTCACACCGGATCCGCAAAAGTTGCTGACGTTTGGCGTCACTATGGCGGATGTGATTGCGGCACTGCAGCGCAGTAACCAGAACCGCGGGGCCGGTTTTGTAGAAGTTGGAGGAAATCAGTTACTGGTGCGCTCTCCTGGCCAATTGAAGTCGATTACCGATATTGAAAGTGTCGTCGTGAAATCGGCCGGAGGTCGCGAGCGCGATGAATTCCTGGCTCCGATCACCGTTGCCGATATTGGTAGCGTTGCGATTGGCCGGGAATTGAGAACTGGCGCTGCCACGGAAAACGGTCGCGAAACCGTACTGGGAACGGTGATGATGTTGCTGGGCGAAAATTCGCGCACCGTAGCGGCCGATCTCGGGGAAGCGCTGCAGAAAGTACAGCACTCGCTACCTGAGGGTGTGAAGGTCGAGGCCGTCTACGACCGCACGCGTCTGGTAGACCGCGCCATCAATACCGTTCAGAAAAATCTTCTGGAAGGCGCACTTCTGGTGATCGCGGTGTTATTTCTGATGTTGGGAAATCTCCGTGCCGCATTGATCACTGCCGCGGTGATCCCTCTGGCGATGCTCGCCACACTCACCGGAATGCTGGGTGCCGGTATCTCCGCAAATCTGATGAGCCTCGGTGCGTTGGATTTCGGGTTGATAGTCGACGGTGCGGTAATCATCGTGGAAAACGCTACCCGGCGTCTGGCGCAGGCCAGTCACGGCCGCGATTCGGAGCTTCCGCTCAGGCAGCGTCTGGACATAGTGTATACCGCCACCAATGAAGTTATCCGGCCCAGTGTGTTGGGAGTGCTGATTATTACTTTGGTGTATATACCCCTGTTTTCGCTCACCGGCGTGGAGGGCAAGATGTTCCACCCGATGGCGGCCACGGTGGTGATGGCGCTACTCGCGGCCATGGTGTTCTGTTTTACCCTGGTGCCGGCGGCGGTGGCGGTTTTCCTGCGTGGGAACATTCGTGAGCGGGAAAATGTCGTGGTGCGCAGTCTGACAGCCCTGTACAAGCCGATACTGACAGTCGCCTTGCAACTGCGCTGGCTGGTAGTTTCTGTAGCGCTGCTACTGGTAGTGTTCTGTGGTTGGCTTGCCACCACCCTGGGTTCCGAGTTTGTACCGCAACTGAACGAAGGCGACATTGCCACCCACGCTCTGCGCATCCCCGGTACGGGTCTGGAACAGGCGGTGAAAATGCAGAAAGAGCTGGATGTGTCGCTGGGTAATGTGCCAGAAGTCGCGCGGGTATTTTCCCGTATTGGTACCCCGGAAGTCGCCACCGATCCGATGCCACCCAATGTGGCGGATACGTTCATTACCCTGAAACCGCAATCGGAATGGCCCGACCCGAAGCTACGCCGCGAGGAGTTGATCGAGCGCTTGAAGGCCGCGATTGAGGTGGTTCCGGGAAATAACTACGAATTCACCCAGCCGATCGAAATGCGTTTCAATGAACTGATTTCCGGGGTGCGCGCAGATCTGGCGGTGAAACTCTACGGAGATAATCTCGCGCAGTTGCGTCGTTCCGCCGGAGAGATTCTTGCGCAGGTGCAGCAGGTCGAGGGTGCGGCTGATGCCCGTCTGGAGCAGGTGGAGGGGCTGCCGGTGCTGTCGATTACCCCGCGACGCATGTCGCTCGCCCAGTATGGAATGGGCGTGCAAACTCTACAGGACTACGTGGCGACAGCCATCGGAGGCACCAGCGCGGGGTTGATGTACTCTGGTGATCGTCGCTTCGAATTGATGGTGCGGTTGCCGGAGGACATTCGGCAGAATATCGGCGAGCTTTCTTCTCTGCCTGTTCCGCTTGCCCAAGGTGGATTTGTGCCGTTGGAAGAAGTTGCCGACTTGAAATGGACAGAATCACCGGCACAAGTGAGCCGGGAAAACGGAAAGCGGCGGCTGGTGGTTACCGCCAACGTGCGCGGGCGCGACCTGGGATCATTTGTGCAGGCCGTGCAGGAACGGGTTGAATCGGAGGTGGAAATACCCGCGGGCTATTGGCTTGATTACGGTGGCACCTTCGAGCAACTGCAATCCGCCGCCGATCGGCTTTCCATTGTGGTGCCGGTAACACTGTTGATGATCCTGCTGTTGTTGATGGTGGCGTTCAGCTCTCTGCGCGATGCACTGATTATTTTTACCGGGGTACCCCTGGCACTCACCGGTGGTGTGCTGGCGTTGTGGCTGCGGGATATGCCGCTATCGATTTCTGCCGGGGTCGGCTTTATCGCGCTCTCAGGCGTGGCGGTGTTGAACGGTCTGGTAATGCTGTCGTTTATTCGTGAGCGCTGGCGAGAGAGTGGTGAGCTGTACACCTCCATAGTGGATGGTGCCATGCTGCGGCTGCGCCCGGTGTTGATGACGGCGCTGGTGGCGAGCCTGGGTTTTGTGCCGATGGCGCTCAATACCGGAACCGGTGCGGAGGTACAGCGTCCGCTGGCGACAGTGGTGATTGGAGGAATTATTTCCTCCACACTGCTCACCCTGCTTGTACTGCCTGTGTTGTACCGATGGGTGCATGAGAGATCCCGTAAATTTTCCCCTGCGGCAGTGGAAGGGTAG
- a CDS encoding copper resistance system multicopper oxidase, with the protein MKHFFDPSVTTLPISRRRFVTGMAVGAALAGLPASRESAAQTANPLPQVLQGNRFDLQVNYLPVNFTGRERTAVAVNGGVPAPVLRWKEGDTVTINVTNRLAHDTSIHWHGLILPSNMDGVPGLSFDGIRPGETFTYQFPITQSGTYWYHSHSDFQEQQGHYGAIVIDPAEADPVAYDRDHVILLTDWSDDSPHDIYAKLKKEGHYYNRRRRTAGDLWEEIRHKGVAQTWRDRKMWNEMRMSDRDISDVTGYTYTYLMNGQTPDANFMAQFKRGEKVRLRFINGSAMSIFDIRIPGLKMTVVASDGQNIEPVSVDEFRIGVAETYDVVVEPADDRAYTLFAQTIDRSGYARGTLTPHPELRAEVPYMDYAPVLTHRDMGMDHSGHDMGGMSGMDHSGHDMGSMNGMDHSGHDMSAMDHSQHMGQHAGHQMPGKTSGLGRSGFGSNAPVRHHASEYGPGVDMRADMPANGLGDPGIGLRDHQSRYGRRVLTYADIRNLTPTIDRREPQREIQLHLTGNMERYMWSMDGVKFANAEPLILKYGERLRITLVNDTMMTHPIHLHGMWSELETGDPEYIPRKHTVLVQPGSTINYLVTADAYGRWAYHCHLLYHMPGMFREVRVV; encoded by the coding sequence ATGAAGCATTTTTTTGATCCGTCCGTCACCACGCTGCCGATCTCCCGGCGGCGTTTTGTCACCGGTATGGCCGTCGGTGCCGCGCTTGCGGGACTGCCCGCGAGCCGCGAGTCCGCGGCACAGACGGCCAATCCTCTACCTCAGGTTTTGCAAGGCAATCGCTTTGATCTGCAGGTGAACTATCTGCCGGTCAATTTCACCGGCCGCGAGCGCACCGCAGTCGCGGTCAATGGCGGAGTGCCGGCACCGGTACTGCGCTGGAAGGAAGGGGACACCGTCACCATCAATGTCACCAACCGCCTCGCCCACGACACCTCCATCCACTGGCACGGACTGATCCTGCCGAGCAATATGGACGGCGTACCCGGGCTCAGCTTTGACGGCATTCGCCCCGGGGAAACCTTCACCTACCAGTTCCCGATTACCCAGTCTGGCACCTACTGGTATCACAGCCACTCGGATTTTCAGGAGCAACAGGGCCACTACGGCGCCATCGTGATCGACCCCGCCGAAGCGGACCCGGTCGCCTATGATCGCGATCACGTGATCCTGCTGACCGACTGGAGCGATGACTCCCCCCATGACATCTACGCCAAACTGAAAAAAGAAGGCCACTACTACAACCGCCGCCGTCGCACCGCCGGCGACCTGTGGGAGGAGATTCGCCACAAAGGCGTGGCCCAGACCTGGCGGGACCGCAAGATGTGGAACGAGATGCGCATGTCCGACCGCGACATCTCCGACGTCACCGGTTACACCTACACCTATCTGATGAACGGGCAGACGCCGGACGCCAACTTTATGGCGCAGTTCAAGCGGGGGGAAAAGGTTCGCCTGCGCTTTATCAATGGCTCCGCCATGTCGATTTTCGATATCCGCATTCCGGGGCTGAAAATGACCGTGGTGGCGAGCGACGGACAGAACATCGAACCGGTGAGCGTGGACGAATTCCGCATCGGCGTGGCGGAAACCTATGACGTGGTGGTGGAGCCCGCAGACGATCGCGCCTACACCCTGTTCGCCCAGACCATCGACCGCAGCGGCTATGCACGCGGCACCCTAACGCCGCATCCGGAGTTGCGCGCCGAAGTACCGTACATGGACTACGCCCCGGTGCTGACCCATCGAGATATGGGCATGGATCATTCCGGCCATGATATGGGCGGTATGAGTGGCATGGACCACAGCGGCCACGACATGGGCAGCATGAACGGCATGGATCACTCTGGCCACGATATGAGCGCCATGGATCACAGCCAGCACATGGGCCAGCACGCCGGCCACCAGATGCCGGGAAAAACCAGCGGCCTCGGCCGTTCCGGCTTCGGCAGCAACGCGCCGGTGCGACACCACGCCAGCGAGTACGGCCCCGGTGTCGATATGCGCGCGGATATGCCGGCGAATGGCTTGGGCGACCCGGGTATCGGCCTGCGCGATCACCAGAGCCGCTACGGCCGCCGCGTGCTCACCTACGCGGATATCCGCAACCTCACCCCCACCATCGACCGGCGCGAGCCGCAGCGGGAAATCCAGCTGCATCTCACCGGTAATATGGAGCGCTATATGTGGTCCATGGACGGGGTCAAGTTCGCCAATGCCGAACCGTTGATTCTGAAGTACGGCGAGCGCCTGCGAATCACCCTGGTGAACGACACCATGATGACCCACCCCATTCACCTGCACGGCATGTGGAGTGAACTGGAAACCGGTGACCCGGAGTATATTCCGCGCAAGCACACGGTACTCGTGCAACCCGGTTCCACCATCAACTACCTGGTAACCGCGGACGCCTACGGTCGCTGGGCCTACCACTGCCATCTGCTGTATCACATGCCGGGGATGTTCCGCGAAGTGAGGGTGGTTTAA
- a CDS encoding TolC family protein has translation MSFLATPGYRCLCATARVLFVIAACIPLLCAPVQTAFARDRDARPSITLSEAIARTLNLHPSLAVFDYRKQSLDGRAQTADLRPALNLDMELENFAGTDGSENTEITVGLSSVIELGGKRNARGAVVASERRLMNLEREIQALDLLGEVTRRYVQVLSVSERVALAKDTAQLAEGALASVTARVRAGAAPTAEKLRASAALSRAQLQQQRLEKQLQAERIALAAMWGEANGGFSVAGGQLYRMPQVGDFQNYLARAEQNPLLMRFASEARVQQAQLRLASSAARADVSWGLGVRQSNETDSTSLVAGLSVPLFSGRRARGEIASARAALQGTAAREDTARLQLYTQLYRAYADRAQAVQSVRRLREEIIPTLTRAMGETETLYRAGRYSYQDWVAAREELLDARSALIDNATRALLAGAEMEQLTAAPLLANNPVSSAAPATVNEK, from the coding sequence ATGTCTTTTCTTGCGACACCCGGTTACCGGTGTCTGTGTGCTACTGCACGTGTGCTGTTTGTAATCGCAGCATGCATTCCACTGTTATGCGCCCCCGTACAGACCGCTTTTGCCCGGGACCGCGATGCGCGGCCGTCGATCACCCTGTCGGAGGCCATCGCCAGAACGCTGAATCTCCACCCCTCGCTCGCGGTCTTTGACTACCGCAAGCAGTCCCTGGATGGCCGCGCACAAACGGCGGATCTGCGCCCCGCGCTCAACCTGGATATGGAGCTTGAGAATTTCGCAGGCACCGATGGCAGCGAAAATACGGAGATTACTGTCGGCCTGTCTTCGGTTATCGAACTGGGAGGTAAACGCAATGCCCGCGGAGCAGTGGTCGCCAGCGAGCGGCGACTGATGAATCTGGAGCGTGAAATCCAGGCGTTGGATCTGCTCGGCGAGGTGACCCGGCGCTATGTTCAGGTGCTCTCGGTCTCCGAACGTGTGGCGCTGGCAAAAGACACCGCGCAGCTGGCGGAGGGCGCTCTGGCTTCGGTGACGGCGCGGGTTCGCGCCGGGGCCGCTCCCACTGCAGAGAAGCTGCGCGCATCAGCGGCGCTTTCCCGTGCACAGCTACAGCAGCAGCGTCTGGAAAAGCAATTGCAGGCGGAGCGGATCGCGCTGGCGGCCATGTGGGGGGAGGCAAATGGGGGCTTCTCTGTAGCTGGAGGGCAGTTGTACCGGATGCCGCAGGTCGGCGATTTCCAGAATTATCTCGCCCGCGCGGAGCAGAATCCCCTGCTGATGCGCTTCGCTTCCGAGGCGCGCGTGCAGCAGGCGCAGCTGCGACTGGCAAGCAGCGCGGCCCGCGCCGATGTGAGTTGGGGTTTGGGAGTGCGCCAGAGCAATGAGACCGACAGTACCTCCCTGGTAGCGGGGCTCAGTGTGCCGCTGTTCAGTGGCCGTCGCGCCCGGGGGGAAATTGCCAGCGCCCGCGCCGCCCTGCAGGGTACCGCCGCGCGTGAGGATACTGCGCGTTTGCAGCTGTATACCCAGCTGTATCGTGCTTATGCGGATCGCGCCCAGGCGGTGCAGTCCGTGCGACGCCTGCGAGAGGAGATCATTCCCACGCTGACCCGCGCCATGGGGGAAACCGAGACCCTGTATCGCGCCGGTCGCTACTCCTATCAGGACTGGGTGGCGGCGAGGGAAGAGTTACTCGATGCCCGCAGCGCACTCATTGACAACGCTACTCGGGCGCTGCTGGCGGGGGCTGAGATGGAACAGCTTACCGCGGCACCACTTCTCGCTAATAACCCTGTGTCCTCGGCTGCACCAGCGACAGTGAATGAAAAATGA
- a CDS encoding copper resistance protein B — protein sequence MKNFLLVAAIAPACALADQDEHQHHHMQHDHHDRSPAPAVSNLEHAPNQPDHVMDHEVLLTKVTIDQLEAREHDGSALEGSLWFGGDFNKLWLKTEVEREEGETEKAELQALYSRAIAPYWDLQLGARHDFELETDSRNWGVIALNGLAPYFFEVDTSLFIGEDGESAFRVEAEYELLLTQQWILSPEIEVNFFGQNSPEQHTGSGLSDIEAGLRLRYEFTPQFAPYIGVNYEKKFGNTADFARQEGESVSETLWVIGLHAWF from the coding sequence ATGAAAAACTTTTTGTTGGTGGCTGCGATCGCTCCCGCCTGCGCCCTCGCTGATCAAGACGAACATCAGCATCACCACATGCAACACGATCATCACGACCGTTCGCCGGCACCAGCCGTATCGAACCTGGAACATGCGCCGAACCAGCCGGATCACGTAATGGATCACGAGGTGTTGCTGACCAAGGTCACCATCGACCAGCTGGAAGCGCGCGAGCACGATGGCAGCGCACTGGAAGGCAGCCTGTGGTTTGGCGGCGACTTCAATAAACTGTGGCTGAAAACTGAGGTTGAACGGGAAGAAGGGGAGACAGAGAAGGCCGAGTTACAAGCACTGTACAGCCGCGCCATCGCCCCCTACTGGGATCTGCAGCTGGGTGCGCGCCACGACTTCGAGCTGGAAACCGACAGCCGCAACTGGGGCGTTATTGCCCTGAATGGCTTGGCGCCCTACTTTTTCGAAGTGGACACTTCACTGTTTATCGGTGAAGACGGTGAAAGCGCGTTTCGCGTAGAGGCGGAGTACGAACTGCTGCTTACCCAGCAGTGGATCCTGAGCCCGGAAATCGAAGTGAATTTCTTCGGCCAGAATTCTCCCGAACAGCACACCGGCTCCGGCCTTTCCGATATCGAAGCCGGCCTGCGCTTGCGCTACGAATTCACCCCGCAGTTCGCGCCCTATATCGGCGTGAACTACGAAAAGAAATTCGGCAATACCGCAGACTTCGCACGGCAGGAGGGGGAATCGGTCAGTGAAACCCTATGGGTGATCGGACTACATGCCTGGTTCTGA
- a CDS encoding 4'-phosphopantetheinyl transferase family protein: protein MTLPAVWLLHINDIPSGSDDARALETLLSNDERTRRERYRSEEARYRFLLSRALMRRVLGSISGESPESLQFEIAESGKPQLLDVPELRFSLSHSGQWIALTVSCEADIGVDIEQPVRKRDFLGIANHYFHPDERSLLAASPPELLPVHFYRLWTMKEAFFKGRGTGISEGLSRINLAGFHLGQGIQFADDLPGAAEPWQFHYAMLPLPDASHLHLAVAGTDGGIGEISQERILRGLPD, encoded by the coding sequence ATGACCTTACCGGCAGTCTGGCTTTTACATATCAACGATATTCCCTCGGGCAGTGACGATGCCCGAGCCCTTGAAACTCTGCTGAGCAACGACGAGCGCACGCGGCGGGAACGCTACAGGAGTGAGGAAGCCCGTTATCGCTTCCTGTTGAGTCGCGCACTGATGCGCCGGGTCCTCGGGAGCATCAGTGGGGAGTCGCCAGAGAGCCTTCAGTTTGAAATTGCGGAGTCCGGCAAGCCGCAACTTCTTGATGTGCCCGAACTCCGCTTCAGTCTCAGCCACAGCGGCCAGTGGATTGCGCTCACAGTAAGTTGTGAGGCGGATATCGGTGTGGATATCGAACAACCGGTACGGAAGCGCGACTTCCTGGGTATCGCCAATCACTATTTTCACCCGGACGAACGGTCGCTGCTAGCAGCCTCACCACCTGAACTGTTACCCGTGCACTTTTACCGCCTGTGGACTATGAAAGAAGCGTTCTTCAAAGGTCGCGGTACCGGTATCTCGGAAGGGCTCTCCCGCATTAATCTGGCAGGGTTCCATCTGGGGCAGGGTATCCAGTTCGCCGACGACCTCCCGGGCGCTGCCGAGCCCTGGCAGTTTCACTACGCCATGCTGCCGCTGCCGGACGCAAGCCACCTGCACCTGGCGGTCGCAGGCACTGATGGCGGAATTGGCGAGATCTCTCAGGAGCGTATCCTGCGGGGCCTTCCCGACTGA
- a CDS encoding DUF411 domain-containing protein codes for MITALLLGAALLSAGCDRAQQTQNAASNPAAEATSTQPSIALTTYKSATCGCCKLWVDHANEQGFAVDAKDVDDLNGVKKRFDIAPEFQSCHTSVSDNNYVFEGHVPAKFIRQFLQNPPANARGLAVPAMPLGSPGMEVGDRFTPYDVVLLHKDGGHSVYARIENAEQQF; via the coding sequence ATGATTACCGCATTACTGCTGGGCGCAGCCCTGCTCAGTGCCGGTTGCGACCGCGCGCAACAGACCCAGAACGCCGCATCAAACCCGGCAGCCGAAGCAACTTCTACTCAACCGTCCATCGCGCTGACCACGTACAAATCCGCCACCTGTGGCTGCTGCAAACTGTGGGTGGATCACGCCAACGAGCAGGGCTTTGCGGTGGACGCAAAGGATGTGGATGACCTGAACGGAGTGAAGAAGCGCTTCGATATCGCCCCGGAATTCCAGTCCTGCCACACCAGTGTTTCCGACAATAACTATGTTTTTGAGGGGCACGTACCGGCCAAATTTATCCGCCAATTTCTGCAGAACCCACCGGCCAACGCCCGTGGCCTCGCGGTTCCGGCCATGCCGCTTGGCAGCCCGGGCATGGAAGTGGGCGACCGCTTCACCCCCTATGACGTAGTGCTGCTGCATAAGGACGGCGGGCACAGTGTCTACGCCCGTATCGAAAACGCCGAGCAACAGTTCTGA